From one Rhodamnia argentea isolate NSW1041297 chromosome 1, ASM2092103v1, whole genome shotgun sequence genomic stretch:
- the LOC115755131 gene encoding ataxin-10 isoform X2 translates to MDDKVGSSLPKDILNWLFAYSKSTSLADALQALVNISRTADGRADLASKNVLALILDLIQGHLEYLNSELLVSSLKLLRNLCAGEVVNQDTFIEKNGVGIILTVLRSAMHTPSLDCGAVRMALQALANVSLAGERHQQTIWVQFFPNEYLTLARIRSQDTVDPLCMILYTCQDGNPVRLAELCGDHGLSLVTEIARTASIAIAPAIDSKDVQMDCDEFSPEQAFLQRIVSEILNERMDDVTVSTEFALYILGLFRKASGFVDFSERGKFGLPTGSSPIDVLGYSLTMLRDICAQDGARGPTENAQDATGSLLSSGLLDSLLNLLRELEPPTIIRKTTDHGQCQGNADSKQLKHCPYKGFRRDIVAVIGNCLYWRKSVQDEVRCKDGVFLLMQQCVADEDNPFLREWGIWTVRNLFEGNTKNQQSVAELELRGTVNTPEIVELGLRVELDHKTRRPKLVNSA, encoded by the exons ATGGACGACAAGGTCGGGTCGTCTTTGCCAAAAGATATCCTCAATTGGCTGTTTGCTTATTCTAAATCCACAAGTCTAGCGGATGCCTTGCAAGCTCTTGTGAATATATCAAGAACTGCAGATGGGCGTGCCGATCTTGCTTCAAAGAATGTCCTTGCCTTGATACTTGATCTGATTCAAGGACACTTGGAATATTTGAATTCTGAACTTCTGGTATCATCACTGAAGCTTCTGAGGAACCTATGTGCTGGAGAGGTTGTAAATCAGGATACCTTCATTGAGAAGAATGGAGTTGGGATCATTTTGACTGTCTTGAGGTCTGCAATGCATACTCCTTCCTTAGACTGTGGAGCCGTCAGGATGGCCCTGCAGGCTCTGGCAAATGTCTCGTTGGCTGGAGAGAGACATCAACAAACTATTTGGGTTCAATTCTTTCCAAATGAATATCTCACGCTTGCAAGAATTCGGAGTCAAGACACGGTTGATCCTTTGTGTATGATACTATATACTTGTCAAGATGGGAACCCTGTACGCCTGGCAGAGCTGTGTGGAGATCATGGTTTGTCTTTGGTGACAGAAATTGCTCGAACTGCTTCAATAG CCATTGCTCCTGCTATTGACAGCAAAGATGTCCAAATGGACTGTGATGAGTTTTCACCGGAACAGGCGTTTCTCCAGAGGATCGTGTCAGAGATCCTAAATGAGCGAATGGACGATGTCACTGTCTCTACCGAGTTTGCATTATACATTCTTGGATTGTTCAGAAAAGCTAGCGGGTTTGTTGATTTTTCGGAAAGGGGCAAGTTTGGTCTTCCTACAGGGTCCTCTCCAATTGATGTCCTTGGGTACTCGCTCACCATGCTGAGAGATATTTGCGCGCAGGATGGTGCGCGAGGACCCACGGAAAATGCACAAGACGCAACGGGCTCACTTCTCTCCTCGGGTCTTTTGGATTCGCTTCTGAATTTGCTCCGTGAACTTGAGCCTCCCACCATTATCAGAAAAACCACTGATCATGGTCAGTGCCAAGGGAATGCAGATTCTAAACAACTGAAGCATTGCCCTTACAAGGGGTTTCGGAGAGATATTGTCGCCGTCATTGGCAACTGTTTGTACTGGAGGAAGAGCGTGCAAGATGAGGTCAGATGCAAGGATGGGGTTTTTCTGCTTATGCAGCAGTGCGTTGCGGATGAAGACAACCCGTTCTTGAGGGAATGGGGTATTTGGACAGTCAGAAACTTGTTCGAGGGAAATACCAAAAACCAACAATCAGTTGCTGAATTGGAGCTCCGGGGAACTGTTAATACACCGGAGATTGTAGAACTTGGTCTTCGGGTGGAGTTGGATCACAAGACTAGAAGACCAAAGCTTGTAAACTCTGCCTGA
- the LOC115755131 gene encoding ataxin-10 isoform X1, which yields MDDKVGSSLPKDILNWLFAYSKSTSLADALQALVNISRTADGRADLASKNVLALILDLIQGHLEYLNSELLVSSLKLLRNLCAGEVVNQDTFIEKNGVGIILTVLRSAMHTPSLDCGAVRMALQALANVSLAGERHQQTIWVQFFPNEYLTLARIRSQDTVDPLCMILYTCQDGNPVRLAELCGDHGLSLVTEIARTASIVGFREEWFKLLLSVICLEEAHLPTLFAKLAIAPAIDSKDVQMDCDEFSPEQAFLQRIVSEILNERMDDVTVSTEFALYILGLFRKASGFVDFSERGKFGLPTGSSPIDVLGYSLTMLRDICAQDGARGPTENAQDATGSLLSSGLLDSLLNLLRELEPPTIIRKTTDHGQCQGNADSKQLKHCPYKGFRRDIVAVIGNCLYWRKSVQDEVRCKDGVFLLMQQCVADEDNPFLREWGIWTVRNLFEGNTKNQQSVAELELRGTVNTPEIVELGLRVELDHKTRRPKLVNSA from the exons ATGGACGACAAGGTCGGGTCGTCTTTGCCAAAAGATATCCTCAATTGGCTGTTTGCTTATTCTAAATCCACAAGTCTAGCGGATGCCTTGCAAGCTCTTGTGAATATATCAAGAACTGCAGATGGGCGTGCCGATCTTGCTTCAAAGAATGTCCTTGCCTTGATACTTGATCTGATTCAAGGACACTTGGAATATTTGAATTCTGAACTTCTGGTATCATCACTGAAGCTTCTGAGGAACCTATGTGCTGGAGAGGTTGTAAATCAGGATACCTTCATTGAGAAGAATGGAGTTGGGATCATTTTGACTGTCTTGAGGTCTGCAATGCATACTCCTTCCTTAGACTGTGGAGCCGTCAGGATGGCCCTGCAGGCTCTGGCAAATGTCTCGTTGGCTGGAGAGAGACATCAACAAACTATTTGGGTTCAATTCTTTCCAAATGAATATCTCACGCTTGCAAGAATTCGGAGTCAAGACACGGTTGATCCTTTGTGTATGATACTATATACTTGTCAAGATGGGAACCCTGTACGCCTGGCAGAGCTGTGTGGAGATCATGGTTTGTCTTTGGTGACAGAAATTGCTCGAACTGCTTCAATAG TTGGATTTAGAGAAGAATGGTTTAAGTTGCTTCTCTCAGTTATCTGCTTAGAAGAAGCTCATTTACCCACTTTATTTGCCAAACTAGCCATTGCTCCTGCTATTGACAGCAAAGATGTCCAAATGGACTGTGATGAGTTTTCACCGGAACAGGCGTTTCTCCAGAGGATCGTGTCAGAGATCCTAAATGAGCGAATGGACGATGTCACTGTCTCTACCGAGTTTGCATTATACATTCTTGGATTGTTCAGAAAAGCTAGCGGGTTTGTTGATTTTTCGGAAAGGGGCAAGTTTGGTCTTCCTACAGGGTCCTCTCCAATTGATGTCCTTGGGTACTCGCTCACCATGCTGAGAGATATTTGCGCGCAGGATGGTGCGCGAGGACCCACGGAAAATGCACAAGACGCAACGGGCTCACTTCTCTCCTCGGGTCTTTTGGATTCGCTTCTGAATTTGCTCCGTGAACTTGAGCCTCCCACCATTATCAGAAAAACCACTGATCATGGTCAGTGCCAAGGGAATGCAGATTCTAAACAACTGAAGCATTGCCCTTACAAGGGGTTTCGGAGAGATATTGTCGCCGTCATTGGCAACTGTTTGTACTGGAGGAAGAGCGTGCAAGATGAGGTCAGATGCAAGGATGGGGTTTTTCTGCTTATGCAGCAGTGCGTTGCGGATGAAGACAACCCGTTCTTGAGGGAATGGGGTATTTGGACAGTCAGAAACTTGTTCGAGGGAAATACCAAAAACCAACAATCAGTTGCTGAATTGGAGCTCCGGGGAACTGTTAATACACCGGAGATTGTAGAACTTGGTCTTCGGGTGGAGTTGGATCACAAGACTAGAAGACCAAAGCTTGTAAACTCTGCCTGA